The Methylocella silvestris BL2 DNA segment GCGGATTTAGCGGATCGCAGGCGCCCCACCCTTGGGCGACGCGCGGCACGCCGCCGGACGATCCACAGCCGAGAATCGTGATCGCAAGGCTCATTCGGCCGCGACTTGCTTCACCACGGGGGGCGGCATCTTGCTGAAAAGACGAAGGGCGTTGGCGCTGGTCTCCGCGGCGAGCGTTGCGGCCGAGACGCCCTTGACTTCCGCCAGCGCCCGCGCAGTCGCTGCGACGAAGGCTGGCTCGTTGCGTTTGCCGCGGTGAGGGACAGGGGCGAGAAACGGCGCGTCGGTTTCGACCAGGAGACGATCCAGAGGCACGATCGCCGCGATATCCCGCAGCTCCTGCGACTTCTTGAAGGTGACGATGCCCGAAAAAGAGATCGACAGTCCCAGCGAGAGGCCGGTCCGCGCCAGCGTCAAAGACGATGTGAAGCAATGGAGAATGGCCCTGAATGGCCCCTTCCCCATCTCGTCCTCGAGAATTCGGGCCATATCGGCGTCGGCGTCGCGGCTGTGAATGACGAGCGGCAATCCGGTCCGCCGCGCCGCTGCGATATGGGTGCGGAACACGCGCTCAGCCTTGTCGCGCGGCGCGCTCTCATAGTGATAGTCGAGGCCCGCCTCGCCAATGCCGACGCATTTTGGATGCGCCGCCAATGCAATGAGCTGATCGAGCTCGGGCTCTGGGGCGGCGCCGACATGTTCCGGATGCTCGCCGATGGTGCAGAATACATCCGGGTAGGCCTCGGCGAGCGCGCTAATCTCGTCGAACCGCTCGATCCGGGTCGAGATGGTGACCATGCGCGCGACTCCGGCCTCGCGGGCGCGCTGAATCACAGCGTCGCGCTCGGCGGCGAAATCAGGAAAATCCAGATGGCAATGGCTATCGATCAGCATCACGCGCCCATGGGAAAGATCAAGCCGGCGCCGGCGCGTCGTCCGCCTCGACATAACGCGGAAACACCGGCGTCGGCGCCGGCAACGGACCGGACGGCGCGCGTAGAATAAAGTTCTCTGCGTCGGCGAAGCTGCGCGCGTCCTTGGCGACGCCAAGACTGTCCAGAAGCCTCTCCATCGAGGCGGGCATAAAGGGCTGCGTCATGATCGCGATGATACGCAAGACCTCAACAGTCACATAGAGCACGCTCTCCATTCGCGCCGGATCGGTCTTGCGCTTCACCCAGGGCTCTTCCGTTGCAAAATAACGATTGGCCTCGCCAACCACGCGCCAGATTTCGGCGAGGATCAGATGCAGCGCATAGTCTCGCATATGCCCGCGCGCCTTCTGCGGCAGCGCCCGCGCCTGAAACAGGAGCGCCTCGTCCGTCTCGTTCAGCGCCGGGGACGACGGCAACACGCCGCCGCAATTCTTGGCGAGCATGGATAGCGAGCGCTGCGCCAGATTGCCAAGATCATTGGCGAGATCGGCGTTGGTGCGGTTGACGATCGCCTCATGCGAATAATTGCCGTCCTGCCCGAACGGAACTTCGCGCAGCAGGAAATAGCGGAACGGATCGACGCCATATTCCTTGGCGAGGGCGAAGGGGTCGATCACATTGCCGATCGACTTCGACATTTTCTCGCCGCGGTTGAACAGAAATCCATGCGTGACGATCTGCTTTGGAACCAGCAGTCCGGCGGACATCAAGAACGCCGGCCAGTAAATCGCATGGAAGCGGGTGATATCCTTGCCGATCACATGCGCGTCGGCCGGCCAGAATTTCGCGCGGGGCGAGGCGGCGTCGGGAAAACCGGTCCCCGTGATGTAATTGGTCAGCGCGTCGACCCAGACATACATCACATGTTTCGGATCGCCCGGCACGGGAACGCCCCAGTCGAAAGTCGAACGGCTGATCGACAGATCGGTCAGACCGCGCTCGACGAAGGCGACGATTTCATTGCGATATTTCTCCGGCGTCACGAAATCCGGGCGCTCGCGATAAAGCGCAAGCAGCCTCTCTTGATAGGCTGACAGCCGAAAGTAATAGCTCTCTTCCTCGACCCATTCGACCGGCGCGCCGGTCGGCGCCAGCTTCGATCCGCCCGGCCCGTCCGTCAGCTCGGAGTCATCGAAAAAGGCTTCGTCCCGCACCGAATACCAGCCGGGATATTTCGACAGATAAATGTCGCCCGACGCCTGCATCCGCTTCCAGATTTCCTGCGAGGCGGCGTGATGGCGCGCCTCGGTCGTGCGCACAATATCGTCGGCGGACGCGTTCAATAATTCGCCCATCGCGTAGAATTGCGCCGCCGTGCGGTCCGCTAACTGTAGCGGGCTCAAATTCTCGCGTGCGGCGGTCTGCTGCATTTTCTGGCCGTGTTCGTCCATGCCGGTCACGAACAGCGTCTCGTAGCCGTCGAGCCGCTTGAAGCGGGCAATGGCGTCGGTCGCGATCCGCTCATAAGCGTGCCCGATATGGGGCGCGCCATTGGCATAGGGAATCGCGGTCGTGATGTAGAAAGTCGGGGCGGACATTGGCGAACTCGGCGCGGCGATCTTGAGGATTTGGAGACAGTCTTGGCGTTTCACGGCGGTCGAGGCCAGCCAATCGCGCGCCGCCGTCCCGAATTCAGGCCGAAGCCGCGCGTGCGGCCGCGGCAAGATCGGCGAAGAGGGCGAGAACAAATGGCCGCTTGTCGAGATTGAGCGCTTCGGTCTGCTGCGCTGCCTCCGTCACTTTTTCCCATACCTCGGCATAGGGCGCAAGCGCGCCGGGACGGACGAGCGAGTCCCCGGCCCCGTTGCGCACCCTCGCCTCCAGCCAGTCGTAGACAGCGGCGAGCAGGGCGTCATAATCGTCGGCGTTGTCGCGCGGCGCGACCTCTTCCGCAAGGGCGTGGGTGGCGCGCCAGTCGACTTTCGGCAATTCGCC contains these protein-coding regions:
- the metG gene encoding methionine--tRNA ligase; this encodes MSAPTFYITTAIPYANGAPHIGHAYERIATDAIARFKRLDGYETLFVTGMDEHGQKMQQTAARENLSPLQLADRTAAQFYAMGELLNASADDIVRTTEARHHAASQEIWKRMQASGDIYLSKYPGWYSVRDEAFFDDSELTDGPGGSKLAPTGAPVEWVEEESYYFRLSAYQERLLALYRERPDFVTPEKYRNEIVAFVERGLTDLSISRSTFDWGVPVPGDPKHVMYVWVDALTNYITGTGFPDAASPRAKFWPADAHVIGKDITRFHAIYWPAFLMSAGLLVPKQIVTHGFLFNRGEKMSKSIGNVIDPFALAKEYGVDPFRYFLLREVPFGQDGNYSHEAIVNRTNADLANDLGNLAQRSLSMLAKNCGGVLPSSPALNETDEALLFQARALPQKARGHMRDYALHLILAEIWRVVGEANRYFATEEPWVKRKTDPARMESVLYVTVEVLRIIAIMTQPFMPASMERLLDSLGVAKDARSFADAENFILRAPSGPLPAPTPVFPRYVEADDAPAPA
- a CDS encoding TatD family hydrolase, whose protein sequence is MLIDSHCHLDFPDFAAERDAVIQRAREAGVARMVTISTRIERFDEISALAEAYPDVFCTIGEHPEHVGAAPEPELDQLIALAAHPKCVGIGEAGLDYHYESAPRDKAERVFRTHIAAARRTGLPLVIHSRDADADMARILEDEMGKGPFRAILHCFTSSLTLARTGLSLGLSISFSGIVTFKKSQELRDIAAIVPLDRLLVETDAPFLAPVPHRGKRNEPAFVAATARALAEVKGVSAATLAAETSANALRLFSKMPPPVVKQVAAE